The Microbacterium sp. KUDC0406 genome includes a window with the following:
- the trpD gene encoding anthranilate phosphoribosyltransferase: protein MLTTLLERRDLSVWESTWAMRQVMQGKVSEAQLAGFLIALRAKGETIDEVVGFRDAILEAAVPLPVSSDVLDIVGTGGDRIGTVNVSTTAAIIIGALGVPVVKHGNKAASSASGSSDVLAALGLDLSLSPDHVAAVLDRTGITFAWAGAFHPGFKNAGTTRAELGVPTVFNMLGPLCNPARAEANAVGVAQLDRVPLITGVFRTRGATALVFRGDDGLDELTTTGHSRIWEVARGDIHEHDLDPRDLGIPLADLSDLIGGSPAHNADVLRRTLDGESGAVRDIVLLNAAAGVVAFELSRDASLTQVPIVERLRDAYERAAAAVDDGRAAAKLSEWVRTTRELAAS from the coding sequence CTGCTCACGACTCTTCTGGAACGACGCGACCTGAGCGTGTGGGAGTCGACGTGGGCGATGCGCCAGGTGATGCAGGGGAAGGTGTCCGAGGCCCAGCTGGCCGGATTCCTGATCGCGCTGCGCGCGAAGGGCGAGACCATCGACGAGGTCGTCGGCTTCCGCGATGCGATCCTCGAGGCCGCCGTCCCGCTGCCGGTCTCGTCCGACGTGCTCGACATCGTCGGCACCGGCGGCGACCGGATCGGCACGGTGAACGTCTCCACCACCGCGGCGATCATCATCGGCGCCCTGGGCGTGCCGGTCGTCAAGCACGGCAACAAGGCCGCGAGCTCGGCATCGGGCTCATCCGACGTGCTCGCCGCACTGGGGCTGGACCTCTCGCTCTCACCGGACCACGTCGCCGCCGTGCTGGACCGCACCGGGATCACGTTCGCGTGGGCGGGCGCCTTCCACCCCGGGTTCAAGAACGCGGGCACGACGCGAGCCGAGCTCGGCGTGCCGACGGTCTTCAACATGCTCGGCCCGCTCTGCAACCCCGCGCGGGCCGAGGCGAACGCCGTGGGCGTCGCGCAGCTCGACCGCGTTCCGCTCATCACCGGCGTCTTCCGCACCCGGGGCGCGACGGCTCTGGTGTTCCGCGGAGACGACGGTCTGGACGAGCTCACCACCACAGGGCACAGCCGCATCTGGGAGGTCGCCCGCGGGGACATCCACGAGCACGACCTGGACCCCCGCGATCTCGGCATCCCGCTCGCTGACCTGTCCGACCTGATCGGCGGCTCGCCCGCGCACAACGCCGACGTGCTGCGTCGCACCCTGGACGGCGAGAGCGGTGCGGTGCGCGACATCGTGCTCCTGAACGCCGCGGCCGGCGTCGTCGCGTTCGAGCTCTCGCGCGACGCGAGCCTCACCCAGGTGCCGATCGTCGAACGGCTGCGCGACGCATATGAGCGCGCCGCCGCCGCCGTCGACGACGGCAGGGCTGCGGCGAAGCTGAGCGAATGGGTGCGGACGACCCGCGAGCTCGCCGCCTCCTGA
- a CDS encoding PHP domain-containing protein, which translates to MDAVAALLEIAALLERERASRYRAKAFRQAASTLQDLPDEVRADPSRLRAVKGIGESTFAVIRQADAGEVPDYLVELRGSVEPERRSALRAMLRGDLHAHTDWSDGTTPIESMVEAARALGHEYCAITDHSPRLRVARGLSAERLREQIPLVRAQSGAGLTVLAGIEVDILDDGALDQEAGLLAELDIVVASVHSGLRMDAAPMTRRMVAAVSNPRVNVLGHCTGRLVQGSRGTRPPSDFDARAVFSACAEHGVAVEINSRPERQDPPDELIAIALEEGCLFSIDSDAHAPGQLSLIDHGAERAELAGVPASRIVTTWGLDRLRAWAD; encoded by the coding sequence GTGGACGCCGTCGCCGCACTGCTCGAGATCGCCGCTCTGCTGGAGCGGGAACGGGCGTCGCGGTACCGGGCGAAGGCGTTCCGGCAGGCGGCGTCCACGCTGCAGGACCTGCCGGATGAGGTCCGCGCCGACCCCTCCCGGCTGCGGGCGGTCAAGGGGATCGGCGAGTCGACGTTCGCCGTCATCCGACAGGCCGACGCGGGGGAGGTGCCCGACTATCTCGTCGAACTGCGCGGGTCGGTCGAGCCCGAGCGCCGATCCGCGCTGCGGGCGATGCTGCGCGGCGATCTGCACGCGCACACCGACTGGTCCGACGGCACGACGCCGATCGAGTCGATGGTCGAGGCGGCCCGAGCGCTCGGACACGAGTACTGCGCGATCACCGATCATTCGCCGCGGCTGCGGGTGGCTCGCGGGCTCTCGGCCGAGCGGCTGCGGGAGCAGATCCCGCTGGTGCGCGCACAGTCCGGGGCCGGTCTCACGGTGCTCGCCGGTATCGAGGTCGACATCCTCGACGACGGGGCGCTCGACCAGGAGGCCGGGCTGCTCGCCGAACTCGACATCGTCGTGGCATCCGTGCATTCCGGTCTGCGGATGGATGCCGCGCCGATGACCCGGCGGATGGTCGCCGCCGTCTCGAACCCGCGGGTGAACGTGCTCGGGCACTGCACCGGGCGGCTGGTGCAGGGGTCGAGGGGCACCCGGCCGCCGTCGGACTTCGATGCCAGAGCCGTCTTCTCCGCGTGCGCCGAGCACGGGGTCGCGGTCGAGATCAACTCCCGGCCGGAACGGCAGGACCCGCCTGACGAGCTGATCGCGATCGCGCTGGAGGAGGGATGCCTGTTCTCGATCGACTCAGATGCGCACGCGCCGGGGCAGCTCTCCCTGATCGATCACGGTGCGGAGCGCGCCGAGCTCGCCGGCGTGCCCGCGAGCCGCATCGTGACGACCTGGGGACTGGACCGGCTGCGCGCCTGGGCGGACTGA
- a CDS encoding 5'-3' exonuclease: MTDRLMLLDTASLYFRAFYGVPDTVRAPDGRSVNAARGLLDMIAKLVSTYRPTQLVACWDDDWRPQWRVDLIPSYKTHRVVEVIVGGPDVEEVPDPLEQQIPVIRETLAALGIPIVGAAEHEADDVIGTLATRAGVPVDIVTGDRDLFQLIDDAAGVRIVYTARGMSNLEILTDETVVAKYGVRPSQYADFATMRGDASDGLPGVKGVGEKTAAALLQKHGDLAGIRSAADAGEGMSASVAARIRDAGDYLDIAPAVVQVARSLDLEVPTSRLRPLDPAEQDAANDLAERWNLGASMTRVLAALAGTA; encoded by the coding sequence ATGACCGACCGCCTCATGCTGCTCGACACCGCTTCGCTCTACTTCCGGGCGTTCTACGGTGTGCCCGACACCGTCAGGGCCCCGGACGGCCGGTCGGTCAACGCGGCACGCGGTCTGCTCGACATGATCGCGAAGCTGGTGTCGACCTACCGTCCGACGCAGCTCGTCGCGTGCTGGGACGACGACTGGCGCCCGCAATGGCGCGTCGACCTCATTCCCAGCTACAAGACGCACCGGGTCGTCGAAGTGATCGTCGGCGGACCCGACGTCGAAGAGGTGCCCGACCCCCTGGAGCAGCAGATCCCCGTCATCCGCGAGACGCTCGCCGCGCTCGGCATCCCGATCGTCGGCGCGGCGGAGCACGAGGCCGACGACGTGATCGGCACCCTCGCCACGCGCGCCGGCGTGCCGGTCGACATCGTCACCGGCGACCGCGACCTGTTCCAGCTCATCGACGACGCCGCCGGCGTGCGCATCGTCTACACAGCGCGCGGCATGAGCAACCTCGAGATCCTCACCGATGAGACGGTGGTCGCCAAGTACGGTGTGCGCCCCTCCCAGTACGCCGACTTCGCGACGATGCGCGGGGATGCCTCGGACGGCCTGCCCGGTGTGAAGGGCGTCGGCGAGAAGACCGCTGCCGCCCTGCTGCAGAAGCACGGCGATCTCGCCGGTATCAGATCGGCGGCGGATGCCGGAGAGGGAATGAGCGCGTCGGTCGCGGCGAGGATCCGCGACGCCGGGGACTACCTCGACATCGCACCGGCCGTCGTGCAGGTGGCCAGGAGCCTCGATCTCGAGGTGCCGACGTCGCGCCTGCGTCCGCTCGACCCCGCCGAGCAGGATGCCGCGAACGATCTCGCCGAGCGCTGGAACCTCGGCGCCTCGATGACGCGTGTGCTCGCGGCGCTGGCCGGGACCGCCTGA
- the rpsA gene encoding 30S ribosomal protein S1, translated as MTSATTAPATKQVAINDIGSAEDFLAAVEKTLKFFNDGDIIEGTIVKIDRDEVLLDVGYKTEGVIPSRELSIKHDVDPNEVVSVGDKVEALVLQKEDKEGRLILSKKRAQYERAWGDVEKIKENDGVVTGTVIEVVKGGLIVDIGLRGFLPASLIELRRVRDLTPYLGQELEAKILELDKNRNNVVLSRRALLEQTQSESRTTFLNNLHKGQVRKGVVSSIVNFGAFVDLGGVDGLVHVSELSWKHIEHASEVVEVGQEVTVEILEVDLDRERVSLSLKATQEDPWQVFARTHAIGQVTPGKVTKLVPFGAFVRVADGIEGLVHISELSSKHVELAEQVVSVGEEVFVKVIDIDLERRRISLSLKQANESVDPYGTEFDPALYGMLAEYDENGEYKYPEGFDAETGAWKEGFDAQREAWEQEYAAAQARWEAHKAQVIKAAEAEAAAGEDFGGSAFSSDSAGAGTLADDEALAALREKLSGGNS; from the coding sequence ATGACTAGCGCAACGACCGCCCCGGCCACCAAGCAGGTCGCGATCAACGACATCGGATCTGCCGAGGACTTCCTGGCCGCGGTCGAGAAGACTCTGAAGTTCTTCAACGACGGCGACATCATCGAGGGCACGATCGTCAAGATCGACCGCGATGAGGTTCTGCTCGACGTCGGCTACAAGACCGAGGGCGTCATCCCCTCCCGTGAGCTTTCCATCAAGCACGACGTCGACCCCAACGAGGTCGTCTCCGTCGGCGACAAGGTCGAGGCCCTCGTCCTCCAGAAGGAGGACAAGGAAGGCCGTCTGATCCTCTCCAAGAAGCGTGCGCAGTACGAGCGCGCCTGGGGAGACGTCGAGAAGATCAAGGAGAACGACGGCGTCGTGACCGGCACCGTCATCGAGGTCGTCAAGGGCGGCCTCATCGTCGACATCGGCCTGCGTGGCTTCCTCCCGGCGTCGCTCATCGAGCTGCGTCGCGTCCGCGACCTGACCCCGTACCTGGGTCAGGAGCTCGAGGCGAAGATCCTCGAGCTGGACAAGAACCGCAACAACGTCGTGCTCTCGCGCCGCGCTCTGCTCGAGCAGACGCAGTCCGAGTCGCGCACCACGTTCCTCAACAACCTGCACAAGGGTCAGGTCCGCAAGGGCGTCGTGTCGTCGATCGTGAACTTCGGTGCGTTCGTCGACCTCGGCGGTGTGGACGGCCTCGTGCACGTCTCCGAGCTGTCGTGGAAGCACATCGAGCACGCCTCCGAGGTCGTCGAGGTCGGCCAGGAGGTCACCGTCGAGATCCTCGAGGTCGACCTGGACCGCGAGCGCGTCTCGCTGTCGCTGAAGGCGACCCAGGAGGACCCGTGGCAGGTCTTCGCCCGTACCCACGCCATCGGCCAGGTCACCCCGGGCAAGGTCACCAAGCTCGTTCCGTTCGGTGCGTTCGTGCGCGTTGCGGACGGCATCGAGGGCCTCGTGCACATCTCGGAGCTCTCCAGCAAGCACGTCGAGCTGGCCGAGCAGGTCGTGTCGGTGGGTGAAGAGGTCTTCGTCAAGGTCATCGACATCGACCTCGAGCGTCGCCGCATCTCGCTGTCGCTGAAGCAGGCCAACGAGTCGGTCGACCCCTACGGCACCGAGTTCGACCCGGCCCTGTACGGCATGCTCGCCGAGTACGACGAGAACGGCGAGTACAAGTACCCCGAGGGCTTCGACGCCGAGACCGGTGCGTGGAAGGAGGGCTTCGACGCCCAGCGCGAGGCATGGGAGCAGGAGTACGCCGCTGCCCAGGCTCGCTGGGAGGCGCACAAGGCTCAGGTCATCAAGGCCGCCGAGGCCGAGGCCGCGGCCGGCGAGGACTTCGGCGGTTCGGCCTTCTCGAGCGATTCGGCCGGCGCCGGCACGCTCGCCGACGACGAGGCTCTCGCGGCTCTGCGCGAGAAGCTCTCCGGGGGCAACAGCTGA
- the coaE gene encoding dephospho-CoA kinase — protein sequence MPLIALTGGIASGKSTIASRLAEHGAVIVDADQIVRDVQTAGSPVLDEIAAEFGDRMLLPDGSLDRAALGARVFGDETALARLNGIVHPAVKAESAHRFAAAFAADGDAVVVYDVPLLVEARVDDPWDLIIVADAPAELRVERLVELRGMTREAAQARIAAQVPDAARRAIADIVIDTAGTLEQTLEQVDQAWERIAACQ from the coding sequence ATGCCGCTCATCGCGCTCACCGGAGGCATCGCCTCGGGCAAGTCGACCATCGCCTCCCGTCTCGCCGAGCACGGCGCCGTCATCGTCGATGCCGATCAGATCGTGCGGGACGTGCAGACGGCGGGATCGCCGGTGCTCGATGAGATCGCCGCGGAGTTCGGTGACCGGATGCTGCTGCCGGACGGCTCACTGGACCGCGCGGCGCTCGGCGCCCGCGTGTTCGGCGACGAGACGGCGCTGGCCCGGCTGAACGGCATCGTGCATCCGGCGGTGAAGGCGGAGTCGGCGCACCGGTTCGCCGCCGCGTTCGCGGCGGACGGCGACGCGGTGGTCGTCTACGACGTGCCACTTCTGGTCGAGGCCCGCGTGGACGATCCCTGGGATCTGATCATCGTCGCGGATGCTCCTGCCGAGCTGCGGGTAGAAAGACTGGTCGAGCTGCGCGGCATGACCCGCGAGGCGGCGCAGGCGAGGATCGCCGCACAGGTGCCGGATGCCGCACGCCGGGCGATCGCGGACATCGTGATCGACACGGCGGGGACCTTGGAGCAGACCCTGGAGCAGGTCGACCAGGCGTGGGAGCGGATCGCCGCGTGTCAGTGA
- a CDS encoding vWA domain-containing protein has translation MGGPAAAEGPLPNGVSPTEKLADYASWHRYPGSLPDSENPGEHLSLNAGRIWTDKTVLSDDDEAADADVDHDLDIADDEMAVVLSALGTTRQVTSTRKPVIDLVLVLDNSYSMTQCVGSSSYCNSSSNYTNSRAYAMVQGVNAAINYIVEADPDARVSMVAFGTGATTLTDLAKPSFYGSTGEYASLVFQNNAMTIRTAGSNLQVGTVSGSTQSTNIQRGVDRARAILAGQDTSDVAGEEQHIPSVILFSDGEPTFSANDAQWWNLRGSITANQGPGSPTATQYYGNGFLAAMSAAYLKNQVTDVYNDESFNTAHGFSPIETNIYTVGLGMSALQTQGRQLAYATLDPRGTLPASGQTSPDNAMATSFAGAMTTFAGGGVPNVLVNSSSSFRVNQPTGVIGGGSGDVDAIDYSPSYDELRYNTTFDAPNTAAELVNVFERIASQVVEEEPTLPIETTTPDPNTDGYVTFTDPLGQFMRVSKMDSIVFCSVLQSTPGGADCDPTVFAPTGSSTEGNTTTYTFTGTYQSNDIFPASSVSNIVVTVESSPSAAVGDVVTFRIPVALLPMVNSSIVEDGNGDPVSMNWYESHPVHLYYKAAPKEGVAAALTDPTALSAADQQALASYLAANTADDGSVRFYANAFTTDGTTRQSQTMATFRPSSRNDFYRFVSDSVLLTSPNQAAVITPAQWAALGDDTPVYWTEVAYSVPPGAAQGSQPEKTTVYLETTKAILLSGQSTGVSIHAVDGRMVAPAGLYDLSERIENLDMPKCADEDVRWIDSALTCAEQRPESNLTDTDPYARQSTVVPSTGQSVRIRLGNNGWMQYDVPGAFEIAKQVTTDRAGLQPDPDETFAFTVTLSGVAADRQFPYRVFNAQNESQRTGAVASGGTIELTDGQYARVMGLPDGAGYSVAEQDPPEQYEPSAPMSRAAPSRCRSPRSRG, from the coding sequence GTGGGCGGTCCGGCCGCAGCCGAAGGTCCTCTGCCGAACGGCGTCTCACCGACGGAGAAGCTCGCCGACTACGCATCATGGCACCGCTACCCCGGTTCGCTCCCGGACTCCGAGAACCCCGGCGAGCATCTGTCCCTGAACGCAGGGAGGATCTGGACCGACAAGACGGTGCTCTCCGATGACGACGAGGCCGCGGATGCCGATGTCGATCACGACCTGGACATCGCCGACGACGAGATGGCGGTCGTGCTGTCGGCCCTGGGCACGACGCGGCAGGTGACCTCGACGCGCAAGCCCGTCATCGACCTCGTCCTCGTGCTCGACAACTCGTACTCGATGACGCAGTGCGTGGGCAGCTCGAGCTACTGCAACTCGTCGTCGAACTACACGAACTCGCGCGCCTACGCGATGGTGCAGGGTGTGAATGCCGCGATCAACTACATCGTCGAGGCCGATCCCGACGCACGGGTGAGCATGGTCGCGTTCGGCACCGGTGCGACGACTCTCACCGATCTCGCCAAGCCGAGCTTCTACGGGTCGACGGGCGAGTACGCGTCGCTCGTCTTCCAGAACAACGCGATGACCATCCGCACCGCCGGAAGCAACCTCCAGGTCGGAACGGTGAGCGGTTCGACGCAGTCGACGAACATCCAGCGCGGTGTGGACCGCGCACGGGCGATCCTGGCCGGCCAGGACACCAGCGACGTCGCGGGTGAGGAGCAGCACATCCCCAGCGTCATCCTCTTCTCCGACGGGGAGCCGACCTTCTCGGCGAACGACGCGCAGTGGTGGAATCTTCGCGGCAGCATCACGGCCAACCAGGGTCCCGGATCGCCCACGGCGACCCAGTACTACGGCAACGGGTTCCTGGCGGCGATGTCGGCCGCCTACCTGAAGAACCAGGTCACCGACGTCTACAACGACGAATCGTTCAACACCGCCCACGGGTTCTCGCCGATCGAGACGAACATCTACACCGTCGGGCTGGGGATGTCGGCGCTGCAGACGCAGGGCAGACAGCTCGCCTATGCGACGCTCGACCCTCGGGGCACCCTTCCGGCGTCGGGTCAGACCAGTCCCGACAACGCCATGGCCACCTCGTTCGCCGGGGCGATGACGACGTTCGCCGGCGGCGGCGTCCCGAACGTGCTCGTGAACAGCTCCTCGAGCTTCCGCGTGAATCAGCCCACCGGCGTCATCGGAGGCGGGTCGGGCGATGTCGACGCCATCGACTACAGCCCCAGCTACGACGAACTCAGGTACAACACCACCTTCGACGCCCCCAACACGGCGGCCGAACTCGTGAACGTGTTCGAGCGGATCGCGAGCCAGGTGGTCGAGGAGGAACCCACCCTGCCGATCGAGACGACGACGCCCGACCCGAACACCGACGGATACGTCACCTTCACCGATCCGCTGGGACAGTTCATGCGGGTCAGCAAGATGGACAGCATCGTCTTCTGCTCGGTTCTGCAGTCCACGCCGGGTGGCGCCGACTGCGACCCGACGGTGTTCGCCCCCACCGGATCGAGCACCGAGGGCAACACGACCACCTACACGTTCACCGGGACATACCAGTCGAACGACATCTTCCCCGCGTCGTCGGTGTCGAACATCGTGGTGACGGTCGAATCGAGTCCGTCAGCGGCGGTGGGGGACGTCGTCACCTTCCGGATACCGGTGGCTCTGCTGCCCATGGTCAACTCGAGCATCGTCGAGGACGGCAACGGCGACCCGGTCAGCATGAACTGGTACGAGTCGCACCCTGTGCATCTCTACTACAAGGCCGCGCCCAAGGAGGGCGTCGCGGCCGCGCTGACCGATCCGACGGCACTGTCCGCGGCCGATCAGCAGGCACTGGCCTCCTATCTGGCCGCCAACACGGCCGACGACGGGTCGGTGCGCTTCTATGCGAACGCGTTCACCACCGATGGCACGACCCGTCAGTCGCAGACGATGGCGACCTTCCGGCCGTCGTCGCGGAACGACTTCTACCGCTTCGTGAGCGACTCCGTGCTGCTCACCTCGCCGAACCAGGCGGCGGTGATCACCCCGGCGCAGTGGGCAGCGCTCGGCGACGACACTCCCGTGTACTGGACCGAGGTCGCCTACAGCGTGCCGCCGGGGGCCGCACAGGGGTCACAGCCGGAGAAGACGACGGTCTATCTGGAGACGACGAAGGCGATCCTGCTCTCCGGCCAGTCGACCGGGGTGAGCATTCACGCCGTCGACGGTCGCATGGTGGCGCCGGCAGGGCTCTACGACCTGTCGGAGCGCATCGAGAACCTCGACATGCCCAAGTGCGCCGACGAGGACGTGCGGTGGATCGACTCCGCTCTGACCTGTGCCGAGCAGCGTCCCGAGTCGAACCTCACGGACACCGATCCGTACGCCCGGCAGAGCACGGTCGTTCCGAGCACGGGCCAGTCGGTGCGCATCCGCCTGGGCAACAACGGCTGGATGCAGTACGACGTGCCGGGTGCGTTCGAGATCGCCAAGCAGGTCACCACCGACCGGGCGGGTCTGCAGCCCGACCCTGATGAGACCTTCGCGTTCACGGTGACCCTGAGCGGTGTGGCCGCTGACCGGCAGTTCCCGTACCGGGTCTTCAACGCGCAGAACGAGTCGCAGCGCACCGGCGCTGTCGCGAGCGGCGGCACCATCGAGCTCACCGACGGGCAGTACGCCCGGGTCATGGGACTGCCCGACGGCGCCGGCTACTCCGTCGCGGAACAGGATCCGCCGGAGCAGTACGAACCGTCCGCCCCGATGTCACGGGCGGCACCATCTCGGTGCCGCAGTCCACGATCCCGCGGCTGA
- a CDS encoding Spy0128 family protein has product MPQSTIPRLTWTNSYDADPVAIDTVTASKAMVPSWLDGTYTMRLCPIASAPAPLPADEQEGDTGCVRGEITEQGQAVGFGRVTFTDPGTYTYNIVELPTGVAGVTDSQAAFRWQVTVTDDGEGALHASTTLRRIADDAGDAVDEPATSPATFTNTWGIDSLDRGLEIFKRVDDASLTVDGTRPPLIPYGFRFSAVQQDADGPELLFTGDGDSADVQATPGRISVPSPALHYTTEHVGHVYYYKAQELPFDPAIPNLELSDAVWFFRIDVGSQQTDDGALIAPAVTLCRTTQGDVEDDAPWGDCAAGSGDYGAVDDGPVFVNTYTPDPADVTLGATKTLDGRDWGTTTSSRSTWRPPTTPQRRRSRTGG; this is encoded by the coding sequence GTGCCGCAGTCCACGATCCCGCGGCTGACGTGGACCAACTCGTACGATGCCGATCCAGTGGCGATCGACACCGTCACGGCCTCGAAGGCCATGGTGCCCAGCTGGCTGGACGGCACCTACACGATGCGCCTCTGTCCCATCGCGTCGGCCCCCGCTCCGCTGCCCGCGGACGAGCAGGAGGGCGACACCGGCTGCGTGCGCGGCGAGATCACCGAACAGGGGCAGGCGGTCGGGTTCGGGCGCGTCACCTTCACGGACCCCGGCACATACACCTACAACATCGTCGAGCTGCCCACCGGCGTCGCCGGGGTCACCGACTCACAGGCTGCGTTCCGCTGGCAGGTGACCGTCACGGATGACGGCGAAGGCGCGCTGCACGCCAGCACCACGCTGCGGCGGATCGCGGACGATGCGGGTGACGCGGTGGACGAGCCGGCGACATCGCCTGCGACGTTCACGAACACGTGGGGCATCGATTCCCTGGATCGGGGCCTCGAGATCTTCAAGAGAGTCGATGACGCCTCGCTGACCGTGGACGGCACCCGACCACCGCTGATCCCCTACGGCTTCCGGTTCAGCGCGGTGCAGCAGGACGCCGACGGCCCGGAGCTGCTGTTCACGGGCGACGGCGACAGTGCTGATGTGCAGGCGACTCCGGGCAGGATCAGTGTGCCATCGCCGGCGTTGCACTACACCACCGAGCATGTCGGCCACGTCTACTACTACAAGGCCCAGGAGCTTCCGTTCGACCCGGCGATACCGAATCTCGAGCTCTCCGACGCGGTGTGGTTCTTCCGGATCGACGTGGGTTCGCAGCAGACCGACGACGGTGCGTTGATCGCACCCGCCGTCACCCTGTGCCGGACGACGCAGGGCGACGTCGAGGACGACGCCCCGTGGGGCGACTGTGCCGCAGGCAGCGGCGACTACGGCGCCGTGGACGACGGGCCGGTGTTCGTCAACACGTACACCCCCGACCCCGCGGACGTGACCCTCGGCGCGACCAAGACCCTCGACGGCCGGGACTGGGGGACAACGACGTCTTCACGTTCGACGTGGCGGCCGCCGACGACTCCACAGCGACGGCGATCTCGGACGGGTGGGTGA
- a CDS encoding Spy0128 family protein, producing MAAADDSTATAISDGWVTLPSPATATATAPASGGSPNVLFDQITFTRQGTYRFAVTERADPAPPGVQTDTRTIVYTVVVSDQPVDGRLSGSLDAQVSTANDDSTLVNTFTALVPYSNLVITKTLTGRDARPGEFRIVVEAQDAASRDRLGWADARQVFTNPIDSPDGTPAAVTTLPAITFTQDDLGKTYTYVITEEDTDVGGVSYDDTAHTVAISPQYDFDENEMWVRTVVTDTGGGSTSFDSRDTATPTVGFDNTYAAGPGTASISFNKRLLGRDWRAGDSFSFAITGLDGAPMPDDTTVTVEAGSDAGGPGIRIGEFGPITFSEPGDYSYEIRELPSSDPIEDIAYDVDRVLTATVHVTDDGSGTLETAVTAPTQSFENVYRTPFEYDVFKRLLGRDMSDGEFSVRVVPDDEASATIADLPIDGAVFEMPGASDGQQSLVRRQVAPILTDEALGQTYCFVYSEEIPEPPLTGVTYDTARYRMCTAPSRDDDGVLQATTVLTDADSGDQLREWVVREDDPLKDFPQITFVNAYNSWTLTKSSDPESGSTVQPGATVTYTLTAQNTASSALSGAQAVDDLADVLSHAELGDLPDGLALDGTRLTWSVPDLAAGRARRSRTP from the coding sequence GTGGCGGCCGCCGACGACTCCACAGCGACGGCGATCTCGGACGGGTGGGTGACGCTGCCCTCGCCGGCGACGGCGACGGCCACTGCCCCCGCCTCGGGCGGCAGCCCGAATGTGCTCTTCGATCAGATCACCTTCACGCGTCAGGGCACGTACAGGTTCGCCGTCACGGAGAGAGCCGATCCGGCACCGCCGGGGGTGCAGACCGACACGCGCACCATCGTGTACACGGTCGTGGTCTCTGATCAGCCCGTCGACGGGAGGCTGAGCGGCAGCCTGGACGCCCAGGTGTCCACGGCGAACGACGACAGCACTCTGGTGAACACGTTCACGGCGCTGGTTCCCTACTCCAACCTGGTCATCACCAAGACGCTCACCGGCCGCGACGCGCGGCCGGGCGAGTTCCGCATCGTCGTCGAAGCGCAGGATGCCGCATCCCGCGACCGGCTCGGATGGGCCGATGCTCGCCAGGTGTTCACGAACCCCATCGACTCGCCCGACGGCACGCCTGCAGCCGTCACCACGCTGCCTGCGATCACCTTCACCCAGGACGATCTGGGGAAGACCTACACCTACGTGATCACGGAAGAGGACACCGATGTCGGTGGTGTCTCCTACGACGACACCGCGCACACCGTCGCGATCTCGCCCCAGTACGACTTCGATGAGAACGAGATGTGGGTGCGGACGGTCGTCACCGACACCGGCGGCGGCAGCACCTCGTTCGACTCGCGCGACACGGCCACGCCGACGGTCGGCTTCGACAACACCTACGCCGCCGGCCCCGGGACTGCCTCGATCAGCTTCAACAAGCGGCTCCTCGGCCGGGACTGGCGTGCCGGCGACAGCTTCAGCTTCGCGATCACCGGGCTGGACGGCGCGCCGATGCCCGATGACACCACAGTGACGGTCGAGGCGGGCTCCGACGCCGGCGGCCCCGGCATCCGCATCGGCGAGTTCGGCCCGATCACCTTCAGCGAACCGGGCGACTACAGCTACGAGATCCGCGAGCTGCCCAGCTCGGATCCGATCGAGGACATCGCATACGACGTCGACCGGGTGCTCACCGCCACCGTGCACGTCACCGACGACGGCTCCGGCACGCTGGAAACGGCCGTGACCGCCCCCACCCAGTCGTTCGAGAACGTGTACCGCACGCCGTTCGAGTACGACGTGTTCAAGCGCCTGCTCGGGCGTGACATGTCCGACGGGGAGTTCAGCGTACGGGTGGTGCCCGACGATGAGGCGTCGGCGACCATCGCCGATCTGCCCATCGACGGAGCCGTCTTCGAGATGCCCGGGGCGAGCGACGGCCAGCAGTCGCTGGTACGGCGGCAGGTGGCGCCGATCCTGACTGACGAGGCACTCGGACAGACCTACTGCTTCGTGTACTCCGAGGAGATCCCCGAACCGCCGCTGACGGGCGTCACGTACGACACCGCCCGGTATCGGATGTGCACCGCGCCGAGCAGGGACGATGACGGAGTGCTCCAGGCCACCACGGTGCTCACCGACGCCGACAGCGGTGATCAGCTGAGGGAATGGGTGGTTCGCGAGGACGACCCGCTGAAGGACTTCCCGCAGATCACCTTCGTCAACGCGTACAACTCGTGGACGCTCACGAAGTCGTCGGACCCGGAGAGCGGTTCGACAGTGCAGCCCGGTGCGACCGTGACCTACACGCTGACAGCTCAGAACACGGCATCCAGTGCGCTGTCCGGTGCGCAGGCGGTCGATGACCTCGCCGACGTGCTCTCGCATGCGGAACTGGGCGACCTGCCGGATGGCCTCGCGCTGGACGGCACCAGGCTGACCTGGTCGGTGCCGGACCTCGCCGCGGGGAGAGCACGTCGATCTCGTACACCGTGA